Proteins encoded together in one Kitasatospora albolonga window:
- a CDS encoding gamma-aminobutyraldehyde dehydrogenase — MTTEVRRLRNYINGEFRDAADGRTIDVVSPVTEEVYATSPLSGQADVDAAMEAAAAAFPAWRDTTPAERQKALLKIADAFEERAEDLVAAESENTGKPLGLTRSEEVPPVVDQIRFFAGAARLLEGRSAGEYMEGLTSIVRREPVGVCAQVAPWNYPMMMAVWKFAPALAAGNTVVLKPSDTTPASTVLMAEIMGQFLPKGVFNVLCGDRDTGRAMVEHPTPAMASITGSVRAGIQVAESAAKDVKRVHLELGGKAPVVVFEDADIARTVEGVSEAGFFNAGQDCTAATRVLVHESIHDEFVAALAKAAADTKTGQPDDEDVAYGPLNNANQLKQVSGFIERLPAHAKVEAGGHRVGDKGYFYAPTVVSGLKQDDEIIQNEVFGPVITVQSFSDEQQAVEYANGVDYALASSVWTQNHSRAMRMSKSLDFGCVWINTHIPLVAEMPHGGFKKSGYGKDLSAYGFEDYTRIKHVMTSIED; from the coding sequence ATGACCACCGAGGTGCGCCGTCTGCGCAACTACATCAACGGGGAGTTCCGGGACGCCGCGGACGGGCGGACCATCGATGTGGTCAGCCCGGTGACGGAAGAGGTCTACGCGACCTCGCCGCTCTCCGGACAGGCCGACGTCGATGCCGCCATGGAGGCGGCCGCCGCCGCGTTCCCGGCCTGGCGCGACACCACGCCCGCCGAGCGCCAGAAGGCCCTGCTGAAGATCGCGGACGCCTTCGAGGAGCGGGCCGAGGACCTGGTCGCCGCCGAGTCGGAGAACACCGGCAAGCCGCTGGGGCTCACCCGCAGCGAAGAGGTTCCGCCGGTGGTGGACCAGATCCGCTTCTTCGCGGGCGCCGCGCGCCTTCTCGAGGGCCGCTCGGCCGGTGAGTACATGGAGGGCCTGACCTCCATCGTGCGCCGCGAGCCCGTCGGCGTATGCGCGCAGGTCGCGCCGTGGAACTACCCGATGATGATGGCCGTCTGGAAGTTCGCCCCGGCGCTCGCCGCGGGCAACACCGTCGTGCTCAAGCCGTCCGACACCACCCCGGCCTCCACCGTGCTGATGGCCGAGATCATGGGCCAGTTCCTGCCCAAGGGCGTCTTCAACGTCCTGTGCGGCGACCGGGACACCGGCCGCGCGATGGTCGAGCACCCGACCCCGGCGATGGCCTCCATCACCGGTTCCGTACGGGCCGGTATCCAGGTCGCCGAGTCCGCCGCCAAGGACGTCAAGCGCGTCCACCTGGAGCTCGGCGGCAAGGCGCCCGTCGTCGTCTTCGAGGACGCCGACATCGCCCGGACCGTCGAGGGCGTCTCCGAGGCGGGCTTCTTCAACGCGGGCCAGGACTGTACGGCCGCGACCCGCGTCCTGGTCCACGAGTCCATCCACGACGAGTTCGTGGCCGCGCTCGCCAAGGCCGCCGCCGACACGAAGACCGGGCAGCCGGACGACGAGGACGTGGCGTACGGCCCGCTCAACAACGCCAACCAGCTGAAGCAGGTCAGCGGCTTCATCGAGCGGCTCCCCGCCCACGCCAAGGTCGAGGCGGGCGGCCACCGGGTCGGCGACAAGGGCTACTTCTACGCCCCGACCGTCGTCTCCGGCCTCAAGCAGGACGACGAGATCATCCAGAACGAGGTCTTCGGACCCGTCATCACCGTCCAGTCCTTCAGCGACGAGCAGCAGGCCGTGGAGTACGCCAACGGCGTGGACTACGCCCTCGCCTCCTCGGTTTGGACGCAGAACCACTCCCGCGCCATGCGCATGTCCAAGAGCCTCGACTTCGGCTGTGTGTGGATCAACACCCACATCCCGCTGGTCGCGGAGATGCCGCACGGCGGGTTCAAGAAGTCCGGCTACGGCAAGGACCTCTCGGCGTACGGCTTCGAGGACTACACCCGGATCAAGCACGTCATGACGTCCATCGAGGACTGA
- a CDS encoding polyamine ABC transporter substrate-binding protein, with product MNRRSLLRALGAGAAGAVLAGCGVPAAYVEPGDRAGRDSSDTDHRLHFANWPLYIDTDDENTSKRPTLDAFTERTGISVTYTEEINDNDEFFGKISPALMNRQQTGRDLIVISDWMAARFVRLGWVQEMDRAKQPNVTKYLDPQLRSPAFDAGRLHSVPWQSGITGIAYNRKRLGREIRSTGDLWADDLRGKVTLLSGLDEAFALLMQGDGVDITRWSADDVHTMCEQVEKRVGSHHIRRFTGNDYIKDLSTGDVLACQAYSGDVIQLQADNPDIEFVVPEEGAELWAESLMIPNLARHKRNAERLIDHYYDPEIAAELATWVNYVCPVPAARDVLASSKDEETAALAEDPLIFPDDAMRERLAIARDITAEERTDFTKKWNAIVGL from the coding sequence ATGAACCGCCGTTCCCTGCTGCGCGCCCTCGGGGCGGGGGCCGCCGGGGCCGTCCTGGCCGGCTGCGGGGTGCCCGCCGCCTACGTCGAGCCGGGGGACCGGGCCGGACGCGACAGCTCCGACACCGACCACCGCCTCCACTTCGCCAACTGGCCGCTCTACATCGACACCGACGACGAGAACACCTCGAAGCGGCCCACCCTGGACGCCTTCACCGAGCGGACCGGGATCTCCGTCACGTACACCGAGGAGATCAACGACAACGACGAGTTCTTCGGGAAGATCAGCCCGGCCCTGATGAACCGTCAGCAGACCGGGCGGGACCTGATCGTCATCAGCGACTGGATGGCCGCCCGCTTCGTCCGGCTCGGCTGGGTGCAGGAGATGGACCGGGCGAAGCAGCCCAACGTCACCAAGTACCTGGACCCCCAGCTGCGTTCACCCGCCTTCGACGCGGGACGGCTGCACAGCGTCCCCTGGCAGTCCGGGATCACCGGCATCGCGTACAACCGGAAGCGGCTCGGCCGCGAGATCCGCTCCACCGGTGACCTGTGGGCGGACGACCTGCGGGGCAAGGTGACCCTGCTCTCCGGGCTCGACGAGGCGTTCGCGCTGCTGATGCAGGGCGACGGCGTCGACATCACCCGCTGGAGCGCCGACGACGTCCACACCATGTGCGAACAGGTGGAGAAGCGGGTCGGCTCCCATCACATCCGCCGCTTCACCGGCAACGACTACATCAAGGACCTCTCCACCGGCGATGTGCTGGCCTGCCAGGCGTACTCCGGCGATGTCATCCAGCTCCAGGCGGACAACCCGGACATCGAGTTCGTCGTCCCCGAGGAGGGCGCCGAGCTCTGGGCGGAGTCCCTGATGATCCCCAACCTCGCCCGCCACAAGCGGAACGCGGAACGGCTGATCGACCACTACTACGACCCCGAGATCGCCGCCGAACTCGCCACCTGGGTCAACTACGTCTGCCCGGTGCCCGCCGCCCGTGACGTCCTCGCCTCCTCGAAGGACGAGGAGACCGCCGCGCTCGCCGAGGACCCGCTGATCTTCCCCGACGACGCGATGCGCGAGCGGCTGGCCATCGCCCGGGACATCACCGCCGAGGAGCGGACGGACTTCACCAAGAAGTGGAACGCGATCGTCGGGTTGTGA
- a CDS encoding glycerophosphodiester phosphodiesterase gives MADTTPRLTAVAHRGDPYRARENTLPSIRSALDRGADAVEIDVRVTRDGVPVLLHDATLERLWGHDLRLDRMDFAEVRELTGGGVPTLREALEAAGEHRVMVDLPGSTDASVRKVVGTVLECGAGDRAYYCAGADAMLRVRSADPAAEIALTWNTLAPPRPVLLDAVKPRWLNYRFGLVSRELTDRAHRDGLLVSAWTADTKRTMRRLIERGVDSITTNRIDALHKLRTGSSARGGS, from the coding sequence ATGGCCGACACCACTCCCCGCCTCACCGCCGTGGCGCACCGCGGCGATCCGTACCGGGCCCGCGAGAACACGCTGCCCTCGATCCGCTCCGCCCTCGACCGGGGGGCGGACGCGGTCGAGATCGATGTACGCGTGACCCGGGACGGGGTGCCCGTCCTGCTCCACGACGCGACGCTGGAACGGCTGTGGGGCCATGACCTGCGCCTGGACCGGATGGACTTCGCCGAGGTGCGGGAGCTGACCGGCGGCGGGGTGCCGACCCTGCGCGAGGCGCTGGAGGCCGCCGGGGAGCACCGGGTGATGGTGGATCTGCCGGGCTCCACGGACGCCTCGGTGCGGAAGGTCGTGGGGACGGTCCTGGAGTGCGGTGCGGGCGACCGGGCGTACTACTGCGCGGGCGCGGACGCGATGCTCCGGGTGCGCTCCGCCGACCCGGCCGCCGAGATCGCGCTCACCTGGAACACGCTCGCCCCGCCGCGCCCGGTCCTGCTGGACGCGGTGAAGCCGCGCTGGCTGAACTACCGCTTCGGCCTGGTCAGCCGTGAACTGACCGACCGGGCGCACCGGGACGGGCTGCTCGTCTCCGCCTGGACGGCCGACACGAAGCGCACGATGCGCCGCCTGATCGAGCGGGGCGTCGACTCGATCACCACCAACCGGATCGACGCCCTGCACAAGCTGCGCACCGGCTCCTCCGCCCGGGGCGGCTCCTGA
- a CDS encoding adenosine deaminase: protein MTDPHPFIAGLPKAELHVHHVGSASPRIVAELAARHPDSKVPTDPEALADYFTFTDFAHFIEVYLSVVDLVRTPEDVRLLTFEVARDMVRQNIRYAELTVTPFSSTRRGIPEVAFMEAIEDARKSAESELGIVLRWCFDIPGEAGLQAAEETARLAVERRPEGLVSFGLGGPEIGVERPQFKPYFDRAIAEGLHSVPHAGETTGPQTVWDALTALRAERIGHGTSSVQDPKLLEHLAEHRIALEVCPTSNIATRAVTDIELHPIREMAAAGVLVTVNSDDPPMFGTDLNNEYAVAARLLELDEKGIAGLAKNAVEASFLDPAGKRRLAEEIDTYTADWLRGPAR, encoded by the coding sequence ATGACCGATCCGCACCCCTTCATCGCCGGGCTGCCCAAGGCCGAGCTCCATGTCCACCACGTGGGGTCCGCCTCGCCCCGGATCGTCGCGGAGCTGGCCGCCCGGCACCCGGACTCCAAGGTGCCCACCGACCCGGAGGCGCTGGCCGACTACTTCACCTTCACCGACTTCGCGCACTTCATCGAGGTCTACCTCTCGGTGGTGGACCTGGTCCGCACCCCCGAGGACGTCCGGCTGCTCACCTTCGAGGTGGCCCGGGACATGGTGCGGCAGAACATCCGGTACGCGGAGCTGACCGTGACCCCGTTCAGCTCGACCCGGCGCGGCATCCCGGAGGTGGCCTTCATGGAGGCGATCGAGGACGCCCGCAAGTCCGCCGAGTCGGAGCTCGGCATCGTCCTGCGCTGGTGCTTCGACATCCCGGGCGAGGCCGGGCTCCAGGCCGCCGAGGAGACGGCCCGGCTGGCGGTGGAGCGGCGGCCCGAGGGGCTGGTCTCCTTCGGGCTCGGCGGGCCGGAGATCGGGGTGGAGCGCCCGCAGTTCAAGCCCTACTTCGACCGGGCCATCGCCGAGGGCCTCCACTCGGTGCCGCACGCCGGGGAGACCACGGGGCCGCAGACAGTCTGGGACGCGCTCACCGCGCTGCGCGCCGAGCGCATCGGCCACGGCACCAGCTCCGTCCAGGACCCCAAGCTGCTGGAACACCTCGCCGAGCACCGGATCGCCCTGGAGGTCTGCCCGACGTCGAACATCGCCACCCGCGCGGTCACCGACATCGAGCTCCACCCGATCCGGGAGATGGCCGCGGCGGGCGTCCTGGTCACCGTCAACAGCGACGACCCGCCCATGTTCGGCACCGACCTGAACAACGAGTACGCGGTCGCCGCCCGGCTGCTGGAGCTCGACGAGAAGGGCATCGCGGGCCTCGCGAAGAACGCGGTGGAGGCGTCGTTCCTCGACCCGGCCGGCAAGCGCAGGCTGGCCGAGGAGATCGACACGTACACGGCGGACTGGCTCCGGGGTCCCGCCCGCTGA
- a CDS encoding gamma-aminobutyraldehyde dehydrogenase (catalyzes the formation of 4-aminobutanoate from 4-aminobutanal; involved in putrescine degradation), translating to MSNGFQVQDRFGEGAQYIGGKLLPGTSGRHHDIVNPATGETVLRYELAGTEDVDAAVAAARAAFPGWSGATPGERSDAMHRFAAVLAEQADDFAYAESLQCGKPLKLSTEFDVPGTVDNAAFFAGAARHLEGKAAAEYDGDHTSYVRREAIGVVGSIAPWNYPLQMAAWKVLPAVAAGNTIVLKPAELTPLTSLMFAQAATEAGIPDGVINIVTGAGKDAGEHLVGHPDVVMTSFTGSTAVGKRVAEIATATVKRLHLELGGKAPFVVFDDADLEAAVHGAVAGSLINTGQDCTAATRAYVQRPLYDAFVRDVAALMETVRLGDPFDAATDLGPLISHAQRDRVAAFVERARGYARVVTGGEAPGGELADGAYYRPTLIADAAQDSEVVQSEIFGPVLVVLPFDTDDEGIALANDTPYGLAASAWTRDLYRANRATREIQAGCVWVNDHIPILSEMPHGGYKASGFGKDMSAYSFEEYTQVKHVMYDNTAVARKDWHRTIFGDR from the coding sequence ATGAGCAACGGCTTCCAGGTTCAGGACCGCTTCGGGGAAGGTGCGCAGTACATCGGCGGCAAGCTGCTCCCCGGCACGTCCGGCCGCCACCACGACATCGTGAACCCCGCGACCGGCGAGACCGTCCTGCGGTACGAGCTGGCGGGCACCGAGGACGTCGACGCGGCCGTCGCCGCGGCCAGGGCCGCCTTCCCCGGCTGGTCGGGCGCCACCCCCGGCGAGCGCTCCGACGCGATGCACCGGTTCGCCGCCGTCCTCGCCGAGCAGGCCGACGACTTCGCGTATGCCGAGTCCCTCCAGTGCGGCAAGCCGCTCAAGCTCTCCACGGAGTTCGACGTCCCCGGCACCGTCGACAACGCCGCCTTCTTCGCGGGCGCCGCCCGCCACCTGGAGGGCAAGGCCGCCGCCGAGTACGACGGCGACCACACCTCCTACGTACGGCGTGAGGCGATCGGTGTCGTCGGCTCCATCGCCCCCTGGAACTACCCGCTCCAGATGGCCGCCTGGAAGGTCCTCCCGGCCGTCGCCGCGGGCAACACCATCGTCCTCAAGCCCGCCGAGCTCACCCCGCTGACCTCGCTGATGTTCGCCCAGGCCGCCACCGAGGCGGGCATCCCCGACGGGGTCATCAACATCGTCACCGGAGCGGGCAAGGACGCGGGCGAACACCTCGTCGGCCACCCGGACGTCGTCATGACCTCCTTCACCGGCTCCACCGCCGTCGGCAAGCGGGTCGCCGAGATCGCCACCGCCACCGTCAAACGCCTCCACCTGGAGCTCGGCGGCAAGGCCCCCTTCGTGGTCTTCGACGACGCCGACCTGGAGGCCGCCGTCCACGGCGCGGTCGCCGGATCGCTCATCAACACCGGCCAGGACTGCACCGCCGCCACCCGCGCCTACGTCCAGCGCCCGCTCTACGACGCCTTCGTCCGCGATGTCGCCGCCCTCATGGAGACCGTCCGCCTCGGCGACCCCTTCGACGCGGCCACCGACCTCGGCCCCCTCATCAGCCACGCCCAGCGCGACCGGGTCGCCGCCTTCGTCGAGCGCGCCCGCGGCTACGCCCGGGTCGTCACCGGCGGCGAGGCCCCCGGCGGGGAGCTGGCGGACGGCGCGTACTACCGGCCGACCCTCATCGCGGACGCCGCCCAGGACAGCGAGGTCGTCCAGTCGGAGATCTTCGGCCCGGTCCTGGTCGTCCTCCCCTTCGACACCGACGACGAGGGCATCGCCCTCGCCAACGACACCCCCTACGGACTGGCCGCTTCCGCCTGGACCCGCGACCTGTACCGCGCGAACCGCGCCACCCGCGAGATCCAGGCGGGTTGTGTGTGGGTGAACGACCACATCCCGATCCTCTCCGAGATGCCGCACGGCGGATACAAGGCCAGCGGCTTCGGCAAGGACATGTCGGCGTACTCCTTCGAGGAGTACACGCAGGTCAAGCACGTCATGTACGACAACACCGCGGTCGCCCGCAAGGACTGGCACCGCACGATCTTCGGGGACCGATAG
- a CDS encoding ABC transporter substrate-binding protein: protein MESYEPERLTPVQLAAMRRSLTNGRGALTRRSLLRASGMGALALGGIATLGACGIPPAGRAKGAAAADDHSEREKVVNFSNWTEYMDVSDDEKSRPTLAAFTKRTGIKVKYTEDINDNVEFFGKIKPQLAAGQDTGRDLICVTDWLAARIIRLGWAQKLDASNLPHAFANVSAQFRSPDWDPGRAYSYPWTGIPTVIAYNAKATGGRKVDSVTQLLDDPKLKGRVSFLSEMRDTVGMTLLDQGKDPGKFTDADFDGAIGRLQKAVDKKQIRRFTGNDYTADLSKGDIAACVGWAGDIIQLQADNPDIKFAIPAAGYIISSDSLLVPAQARHKTNAEKLIDYYYEPPVAAQLAAYINYVCPVDGVREELARIDESMASNTLILPDREMASKSRAFRSLSTEEETAYEEKFAKLIGA from the coding sequence ATGGAGAGTTACGAGCCCGAGCGCCTCACGCCGGTCCAGCTGGCGGCCATGAGGCGTTCCCTGACCAACGGCAGGGGCGCCCTCACCCGCCGCTCCCTGCTGCGCGCCTCCGGTATGGGTGCCCTCGCACTGGGCGGGATAGCCACCCTCGGCGCCTGCGGCATCCCGCCCGCCGGACGCGCCAAGGGAGCAGCCGCCGCCGACGACCACTCGGAGCGCGAGAAGGTGGTGAACTTCTCCAACTGGACCGAGTACATGGACGTCAGCGACGACGAGAAGAGCCGCCCCACCCTCGCGGCCTTCACCAAGCGGACCGGGATCAAGGTCAAGTACACCGAGGACATCAACGACAACGTCGAGTTCTTCGGGAAGATCAAACCGCAGCTCGCCGCCGGGCAGGACACCGGGCGCGACCTCATCTGCGTCACCGACTGGCTGGCCGCCCGGATCATCCGGCTCGGCTGGGCCCAGAAGCTCGATGCCTCCAACCTCCCGCACGCCTTCGCCAACGTATCCGCCCAGTTCCGCAGCCCCGACTGGGACCCCGGCCGCGCCTACTCCTACCCCTGGACCGGCATCCCCACGGTCATCGCGTACAACGCGAAGGCCACCGGCGGCCGCAAGGTCGACTCCGTCACCCAGCTCCTCGACGACCCGAAGCTCAAGGGCCGTGTCTCCTTCCTCTCCGAGATGCGCGACACCGTCGGCATGACCCTCCTGGACCAGGGCAAGGACCCGGGGAAGTTCACCGACGCCGACTTCGACGGGGCGATCGGGCGGCTCCAGAAGGCCGTCGACAAGAAGCAGATCCGCCGCTTCACCGGCAACGACTACACCGCCGACCTCAGCAAGGGCGACATCGCCGCCTGCGTCGGCTGGGCCGGGGACATCATCCAGCTCCAGGCCGACAACCCGGACATCAAGTTCGCCATCCCGGCCGCCGGTTACATCATCTCCAGCGACAGCCTCCTGGTCCCCGCCCAGGCCCGGCACAAGACCAACGCCGAGAAGCTCATCGACTACTACTACGAGCCGCCGGTCGCCGCCCAGCTGGCCGCGTACATCAACTACGTCTGCCCGGTGGACGGCGTACGCGAGGAACTCGCCAGGATCGACGAGTCGATGGCCTCCAACACCCTGATCCTCCCGGACCGGGAGATGGCGTCGAAGTCGCGCGCCTTCCGCTCCCTGAGCACGGAGGAAGAGACGGCGTACGAGGAGAAGTTCGCCAAGCTCATCGGCGCCTGA
- a CDS encoding spermidine/putrescine ABC transporter ATP-binding protein, producing MTQQQTAGGDVRLVGISKTYGSFTAVHPLDLTVPQGSFFALLGASGCGKTTTLRMIAGLEEATTGTVLLGEKDITDLPPYKRPVNTVFQSYALFPHLDITENIAFGLRRRGIKSVKKQVDEMLDLVQLGDFARRKPHQLSGGQQQRVAVARALINHPQVLLLDEPLGALDLKLRRQMQLELKRIQTEVGITFVHVTHDQEEAMTMADTVAVMNGGRVEQLGAPADLYENPRTTFVANFLGTSNLIEGEIVSTGGDLVVAAGGGKLTLPRERCSAPTSSGGRLLLGIRPEKISLAHADDADTIAAGRNRVTGRITDSSFIGVSTQYVVESPAGTALQVYEQNIERDTRLVPGAEVVLHWNPAHTFGLDAAQDIDAGATSVEDAE from the coding sequence ATGACACAGCAGCAGACCGCGGGCGGCGATGTCCGCCTCGTAGGGATCAGCAAGACCTACGGCTCCTTCACCGCCGTGCACCCGCTCGACCTGACCGTCCCCCAGGGCTCCTTCTTCGCCCTGCTCGGCGCCTCCGGCTGCGGCAAGACCACCACCCTGCGGATGATCGCGGGGCTGGAGGAGGCCACCACCGGCACGGTGCTCCTCGGGGAGAAGGACATCACCGACCTGCCCCCGTACAAGCGGCCGGTCAACACCGTCTTCCAGAGCTACGCGCTCTTCCCGCACCTGGACATCACCGAGAACATCGCCTTCGGGCTCCGCAGGCGCGGCATCAAGTCGGTGAAGAAGCAGGTCGACGAGATGCTCGACCTCGTCCAGCTCGGCGACTTCGCCCGCCGCAAACCGCACCAGCTCTCCGGCGGCCAGCAGCAGCGCGTCGCCGTGGCCCGCGCGCTCATCAACCACCCGCAGGTCCTGCTGCTCGACGAACCGCTCGGCGCCCTCGACCTCAAGCTCCGCCGCCAGATGCAGCTGGAGCTCAAGCGCATCCAGACCGAGGTCGGCATCACCTTCGTGCACGTCACCCACGACCAGGAGGAGGCCATGACCATGGCCGACACCGTCGCGGTGATGAACGGGGGCCGCGTCGAACAGCTCGGTGCCCCCGCCGACCTCTACGAGAACCCGCGCACCACCTTCGTCGCCAACTTCCTCGGCACCTCCAACCTCATCGAGGGCGAGATCGTCTCCACGGGCGGCGATCTGGTCGTGGCGGCGGGCGGCGGCAAGCTCACCCTGCCCCGCGAGCGATGTTCGGCCCCCACGAGCAGCGGCGGCCGGCTCCTCCTCGGCATCCGGCCCGAGAAGATATCCCTCGCCCACGCGGACGACGCCGACACCATCGCCGCGGGCCGCAACCGCGTCACCGGCCGTATCACCGACTCCAGCTTCATCGGCGTCTCCACGCAGTACGTGGTCGAGAGCCCGGCCGGAACGGCCCTCCAGGTCTACGAGCAGAACATCGAGAGGGATACGCGCCTGGTCCCCGGCGCCGAGGTCGTCCTCCACTGGAACCCCGCCCACACCTTCGGCCTCGACGCCGCCCAGGACATCGACGCGGGCGCGACGAGCGTGGAGGACGCGGAATGA
- a CDS encoding ABC transporter permease, with product MSATEAPPAPTPEGPRELTLRKPSTRKRLVPYWLLLPGILWLLVFFALPLVYQASTSVQTGSLEQGFEVTWHFQTYVDALREYYPQFIRSLLYAGTATILCLLLGYPLAYLIAFKAGRWRNLVLVLVIAPFFTSFLIRTLAWKTILADGGAVVDVLTTLHVLDVTSWLGWTESNRVLATPMAVVCGLTYNFLPFMILPLYTSLERIDGRLHEAAGDLYATPATTFRKVTFPLSMPGVVSGTLLTFIPASGDYVNAELLGSTDTKMVGSVIQSQFLRVLDYPTAAALSFILMAIVLLMVTFYIRRSGTEDLV from the coding sequence ATGAGCGCCACCGAGGCGCCGCCCGCGCCGACCCCCGAGGGGCCCCGGGAGCTGACGCTCCGCAAGCCCTCCACCCGCAAACGGCTCGTCCCGTACTGGCTGCTGCTTCCCGGCATCCTCTGGCTGCTCGTCTTCTTCGCCCTGCCGCTCGTCTACCAGGCGTCCACCTCCGTACAGACCGGCTCCCTGGAGCAGGGCTTCGAGGTCACCTGGCACTTCCAGACGTACGTGGACGCGCTGCGCGAGTACTACCCGCAGTTCATCCGGTCCCTGCTGTACGCGGGCACCGCCACCATCCTGTGCCTGCTGCTCGGCTACCCGCTCGCCTACCTCATCGCCTTCAAGGCGGGCCGCTGGCGCAACCTGGTGCTGGTGCTGGTCATCGCCCCGTTCTTCACCAGCTTCCTCATCCGTACGCTGGCGTGGAAGACGATCCTCGCCGACGGCGGCGCGGTCGTGGACGTGCTCACCACCCTGCACGTCCTGGACGTCACCAGCTGGCTCGGCTGGACCGAGTCCAACCGGGTCCTCGCCACGCCCATGGCGGTCGTCTGCGGTCTGACGTACAACTTCCTGCCGTTCATGATCCTGCCGCTCTACACCTCGCTGGAGCGGATCGACGGCCGACTGCACGAGGCGGCGGGCGACCTCTACGCCACCCCCGCCACCACCTTCCGGAAGGTGACGTTCCCGCTCTCCATGCCCGGCGTCGTCTCCGGCACCCTGCTGACCTTCATCCCGGCCAGCGGCGACTACGTCAACGCCGAACTGCTGGGCTCCACCGACACCAAGATGGTCGGCAGCGTCATCCAGAGCCAGTTCCTGCGGGTCCTGGACTATCCGACGGCCGCCGCGCTCTCCTTCATCCTCATGGCGATCGTCCTGCTGATGGTCACCTTCTACATCCGCCGCTCCGGGACGGAGGACCTGGTCTGA
- a CDS encoding ABC transporter permease — MPVLRWIRRNLVVIAGLLTLAYMILPNIVVMVFSFNKPNGRFNYQWQRFSLDAWKDPCGVADLCGSLSLSLQIAFWATVGATALGTAVAFALVRYRFRARGAISSLIFLPMAMPEVVMAASLLTLFLNMGAQLGFWTVLIAHIMFCLSFVVTAVKARVMSMDPKLEEAARDLYAGPVQTFLRVTLPIAAPGIAAGALLAFALSFDDFIITNFNAGSTVTFPMFVWGSAQRGTPVQINVIGTAMFIIAVMVVLVGQVIASRRRNNARP; from the coding sequence ATGCCCGTACTGCGCTGGATACGCCGGAACCTGGTCGTCATCGCGGGTCTGCTGACCCTCGCGTACATGATCCTGCCGAACATCGTCGTGATGGTGTTCTCGTTCAACAAGCCCAACGGCCGCTTCAACTACCAGTGGCAGCGGTTCTCGCTGGACGCCTGGAAGGACCCCTGCGGGGTCGCCGACCTCTGCGGCTCGCTCTCCCTCTCGCTCCAGATCGCCTTCTGGGCGACGGTGGGGGCCACCGCGCTCGGTACGGCGGTCGCCTTCGCGCTGGTCCGCTACCGCTTCCGGGCGCGCGGCGCGATCAGCTCGCTGATCTTCCTGCCGATGGCGATGCCCGAGGTCGTCATGGCGGCCTCCCTGCTCACGCTCTTCCTGAACATGGGCGCCCAGCTCGGCTTCTGGACCGTGCTCATCGCCCACATCATGTTCTGCCTCAGCTTCGTGGTGACCGCCGTCAAGGCGCGCGTGATGTCGATGGACCCGAAACTGGAGGAAGCCGCCCGCGACCTCTACGCGGGGCCCGTACAGACCTTCCTACGGGTGACCCTTCCGATCGCCGCGCCCGGAATCGCGGCGGGCGCGCTGCTTGCCTTCGCGCTCTCCTTCGACGATTTCATCATTACGAATTTCAACGCGGGCTCCACTGTCACCTTCCCCATGTTCGTCTGGGGTTCTGCGCAGCGCGGCACGCCCGTCCAGATCAACGTCATCGGCACCGCCATGTTCATCATTGCGGTAATGGTGGTTCTCGTCGGCCAGGTCATAGCGAGCCGGCGCAGGAACAACGCTCGACCCTGA